From the Methylomonas sp. MK1 genome, one window contains:
- a CDS encoding helix-turn-helix transcriptional regulator: MQKIQHSHTGGQTSLNANAILRRKVVSGLTGKSRSTLYRDISKGLFPHSIEIGGGCVGWPCYEVEQINNARISGKSDDEIKQLVVELEAARKQSNADLAA, translated from the coding sequence ATGCAAAAAATACAACATTCTCATACTGGTGGACAGACCAGTCTAAACGCCAATGCAATTCTGCGTCGTAAAGTCGTTTCTGGCTTGACCGGCAAGAGCCGCTCGACACTCTATCGTGATATTTCAAAAGGACTATTTCCTCATTCGATTGAAATTGGGGGAGGGTGCGTCGGTTGGCCTTGTTATGAGGTCGAGCAAATCAACAATGCCCGCATTTCAGGTAAATCAGACGATGAAATAAAACAATTGGTTGTCGAGCTGGAAGCCGCAAGAAAGCAATCAAACGCCGACTTAGCAGCATAA
- a CDS encoding helix-turn-helix domain-containing protein yields the protein MEDNLRKVAALAGGVPKIEMTEAVNGYSTDTASQRQRILDWLHSSPLTTLQARKELDIMHPAARVQELKQCGHNIVTHWTTDSAGKAKHRVASYVLFAEPSLSLGGGCDA from the coding sequence ATGGAAGATAACCTTAGAAAGGTAGCCGCCCTGGCCGGCGGCGTCCCCAAAATTGAAATGACTGAAGCGGTCAACGGCTACTCTACCGACACAGCAAGTCAGCGTCAACGGATTTTAGACTGGTTGCATTCGTCACCACTAACCACATTGCAGGCTCGTAAAGAGCTGGACATTATGCACCCAGCCGCGCGAGTTCAAGAGTTGAAGCAGTGCGGCCACAACATCGTTACTCACTGGACCACTGACTCTGCCGGCAAAGCAAAGCACCGTGTCGCATCTTATGTGTTGTTCGCCGAACCTTCCCTGTCGCTAGGAGGTGGTTGCGATGCCTAA
- a CDS encoding AAA family ATPase: MLPENIEFDPPEHKPAPFPFISARELTLKPIRIDWLLEGFLERESLNLLFGEPGAGKSLFALDWAFCIATGRDWHGYNTKQADVVIVAGEGFAGLSRRVKALEQKYKMLAPESLHISQRPAQLMDEKNAQWVADSINSLCANPGLIIIDTLHRNIEGDENSSQDIAKFISNLDNYLKPLGAAVLIVHHSGHGQKDRSRGSSSIRAAMDGEFSATKGEGGIVLSCHKAKDFEAFTPLQFSLKPTDLDWLDDDGEPMTSVYLEHVGEAKPIPKKRKLSARDDAILTALTEAIDKHGIVPSSEIKEKFGGFSGSGVDSRKVVNIDHWREQAYKAIVVDANTDDARRMAFKRCRDKLFDQGFTVEYDGYAWPIFDRPNNEQNRTKTNNHSGGA, from the coding sequence ATGTTGCCTGAGAATATCGAATTCGATCCGCCAGAACACAAGCCTGCCCCGTTTCCGTTTATATCGGCCCGTGAGTTGACCTTAAAGCCGATTCGGATTGATTGGCTGCTGGAAGGTTTCCTGGAGCGTGAAAGCCTGAATCTGCTGTTTGGTGAGCCTGGCGCGGGTAAGTCGCTATTTGCCTTGGATTGGGCCTTCTGTATTGCGACGGGTCGTGATTGGCATGGCTACAACACTAAGCAGGCTGATGTTGTGATTGTCGCCGGCGAGGGTTTTGCTGGACTGTCACGAAGAGTTAAGGCGCTAGAGCAAAAATACAAAATGCTGGCGCCGGAATCGCTGCATATCAGTCAACGCCCCGCGCAACTGATGGACGAGAAGAACGCGCAATGGGTAGCCGATAGCATCAATAGTCTTTGTGCCAATCCCGGCTTAATCATTATCGATACGCTGCACCGCAACATCGAAGGCGACGAGAACAGCAGCCAGGACATAGCCAAGTTCATAAGCAACCTGGACAACTATCTAAAGCCTTTGGGTGCGGCGGTACTGATCGTGCATCACTCAGGCCACGGACAAAAAGACCGCAGCCGAGGAAGTAGTTCTATCAGGGCGGCAATGGATGGCGAATTCTCAGCCACCAAGGGCGAAGGCGGCATTGTGCTTAGTTGCCACAAGGCTAAGGATTTTGAGGCCTTCACGCCGCTGCAATTCAGTCTAAAACCTACCGACTTGGATTGGCTCGACGATGACGGCGAACCGATGACCAGCGTCTATTTGGAGCATGTCGGCGAGGCTAAGCCCATCCCCAAAAAGCGCAAATTATCCGCCCGCGATGATGCCATTTTGACCGCTTTAACTGAGGCAATTGATAAGCATGGCATCGTACCTTCGTCAGAAATAAAGGAGAAATTCGGCGGCTTTTCTGGTTCTGGTGTTGATAGTCGAAAGGTAGTCAATATCGATCACTGGCGGGAACAGGCATACAAGGCAATTGTGGTTGATGCCAATACAGATGACGCACGCCGCATGGCTTTCAAACGATGTCGGGATAAGCTTTTTGACCAAGGGTTTACCGTCGAATATGACGGATATGCATGGCCAATTTTTGACCGACCGAACAACGAACAGAACCGAACAAAAACGAACAACCATTCGGGCGGAGCATGA
- a CDS encoding DEAD/DEAH box helicase, with amino-acid sequence MKATLSDKTYLTDLDGFQAMEIEKALTYINPKYQEALKQGRSVRGIDKHIQLFERTSNGLSIPRGIFLASLGMVAEVIQDDRQSHPVMIETIIEPRHYQERALKLAVTVGGGVLVAPTGAGKTTMGIELAARLAQRCLILVKSKDLAEQWIGAIKRFTGLECGIIGGGKWIEGKQFTVALVQSLHKHETSLDYGLVIVDECHNVPATQAYTVINRQRAQYRFGLSATPQRSDNLEMMIHAALGPVVAEIEQSEVVGAVLPVTVSTLNYAFQGNPKSWTDFIAKLADDPERNRLIVNSAIKSSRSLGTAVLTGTIEHAEKLHALIAQHGVDALLLHGQLPKKIRDERMKAAHGSQLIIGTLSLLSEGIDWPHVGSIIFASPVSAAVNKETPSAIRLIQSIGRARRPFPGKSVAHVMDIIDATPFGRGAYRKRALIYRQQGFNVRALNQGGRA; translated from the coding sequence ATGAAAGCAACCTTATCCGATAAAACTTATTTAACCGACCTGGACGGCTTCCAAGCAATGGAAATCGAAAAGGCGCTTACTTATATCAATCCGAAGTATCAGGAAGCCTTAAAACAAGGTCGTTCGGTGCGTGGCATTGATAAACACATCCAGCTATTCGAACGCACCAGCAACGGTCTATCGATTCCACGCGGCATATTTTTGGCGTCATTGGGCATGGTGGCGGAAGTAATCCAGGATGATAGACAGAGCCACCCGGTAATGATCGAAACCATTATCGAGCCGAGACACTATCAGGAGCGTGCCTTAAAACTGGCGGTTACTGTTGGCGGCGGCGTGCTTGTCGCCCCGACCGGCGCGGGCAAGACCACCATGGGCATTGAGTTGGCGGCAAGGCTTGCTCAGCGCTGTTTGATCCTGGTCAAGTCCAAAGACCTTGCCGAACAATGGATAGGCGCTATTAAGCGATTTACTGGCCTGGAGTGCGGCATTATTGGCGGCGGCAAGTGGATCGAAGGCAAACAGTTCACCGTCGCCTTGGTGCAGTCTCTGCACAAACACGAAACCAGCTTGGATTATGGCTTAGTGATCGTTGATGAGTGCCACAACGTACCAGCCACACAGGCTTACACCGTCATTAACCGGCAGCGGGCACAATACCGATTTGGCTTATCTGCCACGCCACAGCGGAGCGATAACCTGGAAATGATGATACATGCCGCCCTTGGTCCTGTCGTTGCTGAAATCGAGCAAAGCGAGGTTGTCGGCGCGGTGTTGCCGGTCACGGTGTCGACGTTGAATTACGCCTTCCAAGGTAATCCGAAAAGCTGGACGGATTTTATCGCCAAGCTGGCAGACGATCCCGAGCGCAACCGGCTAATCGTAAACAGCGCTATCAAGTCGAGCCGGTCACTGGGTACGGCGGTTTTAACCGGTACCATCGAACACGCGGAAAAGCTCCACGCCCTGATTGCACAGCATGGCGTCGATGCTTTGCTGTTGCATGGGCAATTACCCAAGAAAATCCGCGATGAGCGCATGAAGGCGGCGCACGGTAGCCAATTGATCATCGGCACGCTGTCGTTATTGTCGGAGGGTATCGACTGGCCGCATGTTGGCTCGATCATTTTCGCCAGTCCGGTATCTGCGGCGGTGAACAAGGAAACGCCGTCAGCCATCCGCTTGATTCAATCTATCGGCAGGGCCAGACGCCCATTCCCCGGCAAATCGGTGGCGCATGTCATGGATATTATCGACGCCACGCCTTTCGGCAGAGGTGCCTACCGCAAACGCGCGCTGATCTACCGTCAACAGGGTTTTAATGTGCGGGCATTAAATCAGGGAGGCCGGGCATGA
- a CDS encoding putative PDDEXK endonuclease, whose translation MINSRAKGSAAEREFAGLVYDWSGVRLIRNLEQTRSGGHDLIVHPDEVGPVADAFRALAIECKRYQSVTEANIQKWWNQAIAQAKPAELMPILAYRANRAPWRVVLPLRAVNQALSHSQQLGYCVTLSPEGFCHVMTEAVLNQGVKSHDR comes from the coding sequence ATGATTAACAGCAGAGCCAAAGGCAGCGCCGCCGAAAGAGAGTTTGCCGGTTTGGTCTATGACTGGTCCGGTGTGCGGTTGATTCGAAACCTGGAGCAAACCCGTTCGGGCGGTCACGATCTTATCGTTCATCCTGATGAAGTGGGTCCGGTCGCCGATGCTTTCCGCGCATTGGCCATCGAGTGCAAACGCTATCAATCGGTCACTGAGGCTAACATTCAAAAATGGTGGAATCAGGCAATTGCCCAGGCTAAGCCAGCCGAGTTGATGCCCATCCTAGCCTATCGCGCCAATCGCGCACCCTGGCGCGTTGTCTTGCCCTTGCGGGCGGTTAATCAAGCCCTGAGCCACAGTCAGCAGCTTGGTTATTGCGTCACGCTCAGCCCTGAGGGCTTTTGTCATGTCATGACAGAGGCTGTTCTGAACCAGGGGGTAAAATCACATGACAGATAA
- a CDS encoding DUF5681 domain-containing protein, whose protein sequence is MPRRKFQPGQSGNPSGRPKGKTAATLLRKSIADAMPEILEKLVALAKDGDIAAAKALLDRAVPPLKPVAANVSLSVPNEASLTEQGAAVVNAILTGSIPPDIGGQLIAALSNQAKLIEVDELIKRIEELEKKQ, encoded by the coding sequence ATGCCTCGCCGAAAATTTCAACCAGGGCAAAGCGGTAATCCAAGTGGCAGGCCGAAGGGTAAAACAGCGGCCACTTTGCTCAGAAAATCGATAGCCGATGCAATGCCGGAAATATTGGAAAAGTTGGTCGCTTTGGCAAAAGACGGTGATATTGCTGCGGCAAAAGCCTTGCTAGACAGAGCGGTACCACCTTTAAAGCCCGTGGCGGCTAATGTAAGTCTTTCCGTCCCCAATGAAGCCAGCTTGACCGAGCAAGGCGCTGCTGTCGTTAACGCCATCTTAACGGGATCAATTCCGCCAGATATTGGTGGCCAGCTGATAGCCGCCCTGTCCAACCAAGCCAAATTGATCGAGGTGGACGAATTAATTAAACGCATTGAGGAACTGGAGAAAAAGCAATGA
- a CDS encoding Fic family protein — MKNFKAGQIVQQTHYKSFQPNTINRAWVLDNMELIQLLGQADRELGRLDMYSDYIPNIDLFIRMHVLKESTQSSKIEGTQTNMEEALLEQEDVALDKRDDWEEVQNYVAAMNEAIANLQTLPFSARLIRETHKTLMQSVRGKHKQPGEFRLSQNWIGGATLSDAVFVPPVHTSISELIGDIELFVHNDVQYFPELLKIALVHYQFETIHPFLDGNGRVGRLLITLYLVSKGILKKPVLYLSDFFERNRSLYYDNLMRVREKNDLLQWFKFFLVGVIETAQNSITAFDNILKLQKIVDSQVQTLGSRAVNAQKVIHYLYQRPMIDASKVGEVAEISAASAYKLIADLEQFGILKEITGGKRGKMYLFDDYLQLFR, encoded by the coding sequence ATGAAAAATTTTAAGGCTGGTCAAATCGTCCAGCAAACACATTATAAAAGCTTCCAGCCAAATACCATTAATCGTGCTTGGGTGTTGGATAACATGGAGTTGATTCAATTGCTGGGGCAGGCGGATCGTGAGCTGGGTAGGCTGGATATGTATTCGGACTACATCCCTAATATTGATTTATTCATTCGCATGCATGTACTGAAGGAGTCAACTCAATCCAGCAAGATCGAGGGCACGCAGACCAATATGGAGGAGGCGTTGCTTGAGCAAGAAGATGTTGCACTGGATAAGCGGGATGATTGGGAAGAGGTGCAAAACTATGTGGCTGCGATGAATGAGGCGATTGCGAATTTGCAGACTCTCCCCTTTTCAGCTCGCTTAATCCGTGAGACTCATAAAACTTTGATGCAGAGCGTACGCGGCAAGCACAAGCAGCCGGGCGAGTTTCGGCTAAGCCAGAATTGGATTGGCGGGGCAACGCTGAGCGATGCGGTGTTTGTGCCGCCAGTGCATACGTCCATCAGTGAGCTAATCGGCGATATTGAACTGTTTGTGCATAACGATGTTCAGTATTTCCCCGAGTTGCTTAAAATTGCCCTGGTGCATTACCAGTTCGAAACCATTCACCCTTTTTTGGACGGCAATGGCCGAGTCGGAAGGTTGCTGATTACGCTGTATCTTGTGAGCAAGGGGATATTGAAGAAACCGGTGTTGTATCTGTCGGATTTTTTCGAACGCAATCGCTCGCTTTATTACGACAATCTAATGCGGGTAAGGGAAAAAAACGACTTGCTGCAATGGTTCAAGTTTTTTCTGGTTGGCGTTATCGAAACCGCACAAAACAGCATTACCGCTTTTGACAATATTCTGAAGCTGCAAAAGATTGTGGATAGCCAAGTACAGACCTTGGGCAGCAGAGCTGTCAATGCACAAAAAGTGATTCACTACTTGTACCAGCGTCCGATGATCGATGCTTCCAAGGTCGGCGAAGTGGCAGAAATATCCGCAGCTTCGGCGTACAAACTGATTGCTGATTTAGAGCAGTTTGGCATATTGAAAGAAATCACCGGCGGCAAACGCGGCAAAATGTATCTGTTTGATGACTACTTGCAGCTGTTCAGATAA
- the proB gene encoding glutamate 5-kinase, translated as MSRSEFSQAQRVVVKIGSSLLTDGGRGLNKQAIAGWVAQMAALKRQGVDVVLVSSGSVAEGMSRLKLKTRPKTLHELQAAASVGQMGLVRRFEDEFQLHDVLAAQVLLTHDDLSDRQRYLNARSTLLTLLDFGVIPVINENDAVATEEIRFGDNDTLGALVANLVEADLLIILTDQTGLFDANPSLNPNAKLISSISVNESLLDEVAGGSISGLGRGGMHTKVRAARLAARSGAATVIVSGKIDNVIHAVFDGNDLGTYLIPNIAPLVARKQWLAGQLQLKGSVVLDDGAVKILKDAGKSLLAVGVKAVQGSFKRGDLVSCLDLQGNEIARGLINYGADDANKIAGKPSSEFETLLGYADEDELIHRDNLVLV; from the coding sequence ATGAGCCGTTCTGAGTTTTCTCAAGCCCAGCGCGTTGTCGTCAAAATCGGCAGCTCACTCTTGACCGACGGCGGACGCGGCCTTAACAAACAAGCCATTGCCGGCTGGGTCGCACAAATGGCCGCCCTCAAACGCCAGGGTGTCGATGTGGTGCTGGTATCTTCCGGCTCCGTCGCGGAAGGCATGTCCCGCTTAAAGCTAAAAACCCGACCTAAGACCTTGCATGAATTACAGGCAGCAGCCTCTGTAGGACAAATGGGCTTGGTCAGACGCTTTGAAGATGAGTTCCAGCTACACGACGTGCTGGCCGCGCAAGTACTGCTGACCCATGACGATCTCTCCGACCGCCAACGCTACCTTAACGCCCGCAGCACTTTGCTGACCTTACTCGATTTCGGTGTAATACCGGTTATTAACGAAAACGACGCAGTCGCTACCGAAGAAATCCGCTTTGGCGACAACGATACATTGGGCGCCTTGGTTGCCAACTTGGTAGAAGCCGATTTGTTGATCATTCTTACCGACCAAACCGGTTTATTCGACGCCAATCCCAGCCTGAATCCCAATGCCAAGCTGATTTCCAGTATCAGCGTCAACGAAAGCCTGCTCGACGAAGTAGCCGGCGGCAGCATCAGCGGCCTGGGACGCGGCGGCATGCACACCAAAGTCCGCGCCGCCCGGCTGGCCGCGCGCTCCGGAGCAGCGACAGTGATTGTATCGGGCAAAATTGACAACGTCATCCACGCGGTATTCGACGGCAATGACTTAGGTACTTATTTAATACCAAACATTGCACCGCTGGTGGCTCGCAAACAATGGCTGGCCGGGCAATTGCAGCTGAAAGGCAGCGTGGTATTGGACGACGGCGCGGTAAAAATCCTGAAAGACGCCGGCAAAAGCCTGCTGGCAGTCGGCGTAAAGGCCGTGCAAGGCTCCTTTAAACGTGGTGACTTAGTGTCTTGCCTGGATTTACAGGGCAACGAAATCGCCCGCGGCTTAATTAATTACGGCGCGGACGACGCCAATAAAATTGCCGGCAAACCCAGCAGCGAATTCGAAACTTTGCTGGGCTACGCCGACGAAGACGAACTTATCCATCGCGATAATTTAGTGTTAGTCTGA
- the cgtA gene encoding Obg family GTPase CgtA codes for MRFVDEAEIRVEAGDGGNGKASFRREKYIPLGGPDGGDGGDGGSVYLVATENVNTLVDFRYHSTHRAQRGQNGGSRDCTGKKGDDCFVPVPPGTIVYEADTGEKIGDLTKPGQQLLVAKGGFHGLGNTRFKSSVNRAPQQTSKGSAGEHRMLRLELMVIADVGLLGMPNAGKSSLIRTVSSARPKVADYPFTTLHPNLGVVRVDDLRSFVIADIPGVIEGAAEGAGLGLQFLKHLSRTGLLLHIVDIAPYESDETPVSAARKIIHEVEKWSDDLSSKPRWLVLNKIDNMPDDEVEQHCQAIVDDLAWTGPVFLISALKNQGTQALMYAIMDFLDQQKAERDLQAQEPRHEPF; via the coding sequence ATGAGATTTGTTGACGAAGCGGAAATCCGCGTAGAAGCAGGCGACGGCGGCAATGGCAAAGCCTCATTTCGCCGTGAAAAATATATCCCCTTGGGCGGCCCGGATGGCGGCGACGGCGGTGACGGCGGCAGCGTTTATCTGGTCGCTACCGAAAATGTCAACACGCTGGTGGATTTTCGCTATCACTCGACACATCGCGCCCAACGCGGTCAGAACGGCGGCAGCCGCGACTGCACCGGCAAGAAAGGCGACGACTGTTTCGTCCCAGTCCCACCCGGCACCATTGTTTACGAAGCCGACACTGGCGAAAAAATCGGCGATCTGACCAAACCCGGTCAGCAACTGTTAGTCGCCAAAGGAGGCTTCCACGGCCTCGGCAACACGCGCTTCAAAAGCAGCGTCAATCGCGCGCCTCAACAAACCAGCAAAGGCTCGGCCGGCGAACACCGGATGCTGCGCCTGGAATTAATGGTTATCGCCGATGTCGGCTTGCTTGGCATGCCCAATGCCGGCAAATCCAGTCTGATTCGCACCGTTTCATCAGCACGCCCCAAAGTCGCGGACTACCCGTTCACAACCTTACACCCCAATTTGGGCGTCGTGCGTGTAGACGATTTACGCAGCTTTGTCATCGCCGACATCCCCGGCGTCATCGAAGGCGCTGCAGAAGGCGCAGGCCTTGGCTTACAGTTTCTAAAACATCTGTCCAGAACCGGCTTGTTGCTGCATATCGTCGACATCGCCCCCTACGAAAGCGACGAAACCCCAGTTAGCGCAGCCCGTAAAATCATCCACGAAGTGGAGAAATGGAGCGACGACCTGTCCAGCAAACCGCGCTGGCTGGTATTGAATAAGATCGACAATATGCCCGACGACGAAGTCGAGCAACATTGCCAAGCCATCGTCGACGACCTCGCCTGGACTGGCCCGGTATTCCTGATTTCCGCATTAAAAAATCAAGGCACGCAGGCATTGATGTACGCCATCATGGACTTCCTCGATCAACAAAAGGCCGAGCGGGATCTGCAGGCACAGGAGCCGCGTCATGAGCCGTTCTGA
- the rpmA gene encoding 50S ribosomal protein L27, whose amino-acid sequence MAHKKAGGSTRNGRDSQAQRLGVKRFGGQVVKAGNILVRQRGTQFHPGTNVGIGKDHTLFATVDGKVVFEEKGPKNRKYVSIAAA is encoded by the coding sequence ATGGCTCATAAGAAGGCAGGCGGTAGTACTCGTAACGGCCGCGACTCACAGGCACAGCGCCTCGGTGTCAAACGTTTTGGCGGTCAAGTTGTTAAAGCCGGCAACATTCTGGTTCGTCAACGTGGCACCCAGTTTCACCCCGGCACCAACGTCGGAATCGGCAAAGACCACACCTTGTTTGCAACAGTCGACGGCAAAGTGGTTTTTGAAGAAAAAGGTCCTAAAAACCGCAAATACGTCAGCATTGCAGCAGCGTAA
- the rplU gene encoding 50S ribosomal protein L21, whose amino-acid sequence MYAVIQTGGKQYRVAEGTTLKIEKLELGAGDSVEFDKVLMVQSGDSIKVGQPFVEGGKVTATVVSQGRHKKVRIIKFRRRKHHMKQMGHRQYYTEIQITGISA is encoded by the coding sequence ATGTATGCGGTAATTCAAACAGGTGGTAAACAGTATCGGGTCGCAGAGGGTACTACCTTAAAAATAGAAAAACTTGAGTTGGGCGCAGGCGACAGCGTAGAGTTCGACAAAGTGCTGATGGTCCAATCAGGCGACTCCATAAAAGTAGGTCAGCCATTTGTCGAAGGCGGCAAAGTGACTGCAACTGTGGTTTCCCAGGGTAGACACAAAAAAGTCAGAATCATTAAATTCAGAAGACGTAAGCACCACATGAAACAAATGGGGCATCGTCAATACTACACAGAAATCCAGATTACTGGCATTTCTGCTTAA
- a CDS encoding polyprenyl synthetase family protein: MIAKVSTPASVTIDFDSIKNLTSAETQAVDQLILEELSSDVVLINQIGHYIIGNGGKRLRPMLLLLAAKALGKVDDHHLILAAVIEFIHTATLLHDDVVDESALRRGKESANAVWGNAASVLVGDYLYSSAFEMMVRTDNMRVMAIMSKTTTAIAEGEVLQLLNCNNPETSEARYLEVIARKTAILFSTATRLAAVVSATDPATEEALAVYGQQLGVAFQLIDDALDYKATSEELGKNLGDDLAEGKPTLPLIYAIQHGNEQQAKIVVDAIRQGSRDAFNEVYEVVKATNAIEYTEQCADRAAEQAIAALQCLPDSEYKQALEELARFSVQRSH; encoded by the coding sequence ATGATAGCTAAAGTTTCAACGCCAGCGTCAGTCACTATAGACTTCGATTCCATCAAAAATTTAACCAGTGCGGAAACTCAAGCCGTCGACCAGTTGATTTTAGAGGAACTGAGTTCCGATGTTGTGCTGATTAATCAAATTGGACATTACATAATCGGTAATGGCGGAAAAAGATTGCGACCGATGCTGTTGCTGTTGGCGGCAAAAGCCTTGGGTAAGGTTGATGATCACCATCTGATCTTAGCGGCGGTGATCGAATTCATCCATACTGCAACCTTATTGCACGACGATGTGGTCGACGAATCGGCTCTGCGGCGCGGCAAAGAGTCGGCCAACGCTGTGTGGGGTAACGCCGCAAGCGTGCTGGTAGGCGACTATTTGTACTCCAGTGCCTTCGAAATGATGGTCCGCACCGATAATATGCGGGTGATGGCGATTATGTCCAAAACCACCACCGCGATTGCCGAGGGCGAGGTATTGCAATTATTGAATTGCAATAATCCGGAGACCAGCGAAGCCAGGTATTTAGAAGTTATCGCCCGCAAAACCGCCATTTTGTTCAGTACGGCCACCCGCTTGGCAGCAGTCGTTTCGGCGACGGACCCAGCTACGGAAGAAGCGTTGGCGGTTTATGGTCAGCAATTGGGTGTGGCGTTTCAGTTGATAGACGATGCATTGGATTACAAGGCCACCAGCGAAGAGCTGGGTAAAAACTTGGGTGATGACTTGGCTGAAGGTAAGCCGACCCTGCCGTTAATTTATGCCATCCAGCACGGCAACGAGCAGCAAGCCAAAATTGTGGTAGATGCGATTAGGCAAGGCTCGCGTGATGCGTTTAACGAGGTCTACGAAGTCGTCAAAGCCACTAACGCCATCGAGTATACCGAGCAATGCGCCGACAGGGCAGCAGAGCAGGCGATTGCAGCATTGCAATGCTTGCCAGATTCCGAATACAAGCAGGCCCTTGAAGAGCTGGCGCGCTTCTCTGTGCAACGCAGTCACTGA